GTCGGGGCGGGCCAACACCCATGAGTGGGTGCTGGTCTTCACGCCCCCCGGCCGTCCGCGCCTTGACCCCCTGACCGGCTGGATCGGCTCGGGCGAGACGACGAAGCAGCTTCGGTTGGTCTTTCCGACGCGCGAGGCGGCCATGGCCTACGCCAAGGCGCAAGGCATCGCCTATGAGGTGGAGGAGCCCGCCCGGGCGCGCCCCATCA
This region of Sediminicoccus rosea genomic DNA includes:
- a CDS encoding ETC complex I subunit — encoded protein: MSLVKTSARIFQPPRSAMQSGRANTHEWVLVFTPPGRPRLDPLTGWIGSGETTKQLRLVFPTREAAMAYAKAQGIAYEVEEPARARPIKPKVYADNFRTNRPDNWTH